A genomic segment from Mustela lutreola isolate mMusLut2 chromosome 15, mMusLut2.pri, whole genome shotgun sequence encodes:
- the LOC131815632 gene encoding peptidyl-prolyl cis-trans isomerase A-like, protein MPPVISPTMFFNIAMNSKPLGHTSFELFAVKLSKIIENFHALSTGEKGFGNKVSSFHRIILGFMCQGDDFTGHHGTGGKSIYVEKFDHENFILKHTGPGILSMANTGPSTNGAQFFICTAKTERLDDKHVVFGKVKQGINILEAMEHFGSRNGKTSKKIIIADYR, encoded by the coding sequence ATGCCGCCAGTCATCAGCCCCACCATGTTCTTTAACATTGCCATGAATTCCAAGCCCTTAGGCCACACCTCTTTTGAGTTGTTTGCAGTCAAACTTTCAAAGATAATAGAGAACTTTCATGCTCTGAGCACTGGGGAGAAAGGATTTGGTAACAAAGTTTCCAGTTTTCACAGGATTATTCTGGGATTTATGTGCCAGGGTGATGACTTCACAGGCCATCATGGCACTGGTGGCAAGTCCATCTATGTGGAGAAATTTGATCATGAGAATTTCATCCTGAAGCACACAGGTCCTGGCATCTTGTCCATGGCAAATACTGGACCCAGTACAAATGGTGCCCAGTTTTTCATCTGCACTGCTAAGACTGAGAGACTGGATGACAAGCATGTGGTCTTTGGCAAGGTGAAACAGGGCATAAATATCTTGGAAGCCATGGAGCACTTTGGGTCCAGGAATGGCAAAACCAGCAAAAAGATAATCATTGCTGACTATAGATAA